Proteins encoded together in one Apteryx mantelli isolate bAptMan1 unplaced genomic scaffold, bAptMan1.hap1 HAP1_SCAFFOLD_20, whole genome shotgun sequence window:
- the LOC136996108 gene encoding olfactory receptor 14C36-like → GSSLNEFLLLAFADTRELQLLHFSLFLGIYLAALLGNGLIITAVACDHRLHTPMYFFLLNLSLLDLSFISTTVPKSMANSLRDTRAISYSGCAAQVFLFVFLIGGEYFLLTVMAYDRYVAICKPLHYRMIMGSRACVKMAAAAWASGFLNSVLHTANTFSIPLCQGNVVDQFFCEIPQILKLSCSDS, encoded by the coding sequence ggcagctccctgaatgagttccttctcctggcatttgcagacacacgggaattgcagctcttgcacttctcgctcttcctgggcatctacctggctgccctcctcggcaatggactcatcatcacagccgtagcctgtgaccaccgcctccacacccccatgtatttctttctcctcaacctctccctcctcgacctcagcttcatctccaccacagtccccaaatccatggccaattctctgagggacaccagggccatttcctactcgggatgtgctgcacaagtctttctatttgtcttcttgataggaggagagtattttcttctcacagtcatggcctatgaccgctacgttgccatttgcaaacccctacACTACAGGatgatcatgggcagcagagcttgtgtcaaaatggcagcagctgcctgggccagtggtttcctcaattctgtgctgcacactgctaacacattttcaatacctctctgccaaggcaatgttgtggaccagttcttctgtgagattccccagatcctcaagctctcctgctcagactcc